CCCAGTGCCTCGGAGAGCGTCTCGACTCCCACCACCTCCAGCTTCGTGTCCTCCAGCCGCCTCGCGCTCCCCTTGGGGATGATGGCCCGCTGGAAGCCCATCTTCGCCGCCTCGGCCAGCCTCGGCTCCACCTGGCCCACCGCGCGGACCTCTCCAGCCAGCCCCACCTCGCCCAGCACCAGCGTGTGCGCCTCCAGCGGCCGGTTCTGCAGGCTGCTCACCAGCGCCGCGCACACCGCCAGGTCGCACGCCGGCTCCGACAACTGCATGCCTCCCGCCACGTTCACGAAGAGATCACACCCCACCAGCGGGATGTCCTCCTTCTTCTCCAGCACCGCCGCCAGCAGCGCCACGCGGTTGCCGTCCACGCCGATCGCCGTGCGCCGCGCCGTGCCGTAGCCCGTGGGCGCCACCAGCGCCTGTACCTCCACCAGCAGCGGCCGCGTCCCGTTCAGCGTGCACGTCACCACGCTGCCCGCCTTGCCCGCCGGCCGCTCGGCCAGGAAGAGCGCCGACGGGTCCGGCACCTCCACCAGCCCCGCTCCCTTCATCTCGAAGACGCCAATCTCGTTCGTCGAGCCGAAGCGGTTCTTGTGCGCCCTCAGAATCCGGAACGGATGGCCCCGCTCGCCCTCGAAGTAGAGAACCGTGTCCACCATGTGCTCCAGCACGCGCGGGCCCGCGATGGAGCCCTCCTTCGTCACGTGCCCCACCAGGAACGTCGGCACCCCGCTGCGCTTGGCGAAGGCCATGAAGCGCCCCGCCACCTCGCGCACCTGCGAGATGCTCCCCGGCGCGCTGCCCAGCTCCGGCAGGTACATCGTCTGGATGGAGTCCACCACCAGCGCCCGGGGCTTGAGGCCCTCGGCCACCGTCAGCACCCGGTCCGCGTCCGTCTCCGCGAAGAGGTGGATGGCCTCGCCCTCCACCCGCAGCCGCTCGGCCCTCATCTTCGTCTGCCGCAGCGACTCCTCGCCCGACACGTACAGCACCGGGCCCCCACGCCCCAGCTTGTCCAACGCCGCCAGCAGCAGCGTGGACTTGCCGATGCCCGGGTCTCCTCCCAGCAGCACCAGCGAGCCGTCCACCACCCCGCCTCCCAGCACCCGGTCGAACTCGGCGATGCCCGTCTTCCGGCGCTCCTCCTGCTCGCCGCTCACCTCGCGCAGCCGCACCGGCTTGGACGCCCCTCCCGAGGCCCCCCATGCCGGGCGCTTCTCGTCCACCTTCGCCTCGGTCTCCTCCACCAGCGAGCTCCACGCGCCGCAGTCGGGACACTTCCCCAACCACTTCGCCGACTGGTACCCGCACGCCTGACACGTGTAGTGCGTCTTTGCCTTCGCCATGGAACCCCTTGTCTATCGCAGGGCACCCACGTTTCCCTCGCTTTCCCGCACGCTCGCCTGCCCCTCCCCGGAGTCGCCCGGGGGGCGAGCGGGCAGGCGTGGGGGTCCCTTCTGGGTCACCCCGGCAAGTTGTGCCTGAGGGCAGGGCTCACCACGTTTCTTCCCAATCGGGGCCGCACGTCGCGGTACCCCATGAAAGGGAGAACGAAGATGGGCATCCTCTGGTTGCTGGTGGTGGGTCTGGTGGCGGGTCTGATCGCGCGTGCTCTCGTTCCGGGTCGTCAGTCCATGGGTCTGGTGATGACGATGGTGCTGGGCGTCGTGGGCTCGTTCGTCGGTGGATTCATCGGCTCGCTCTTCACGCACCGTGCCGTGACGGACCTGCATGCCACGGGTCTCATCATGTCGGTACTCGGTTCCATCGTGGTGCTACTCCTGGTGGGAATGGCGGGCCGGGGCCGTCGCATCCACGCCTGATGTCGGGGACCCGGTAGGGGAGGGGCACGCCCGCCGTGCCCCCTCCGCCGGGTCCCTCGTCCTCGGGGGGTGGACCGGGGTCGTCAACCCGGTCGCGCTGCGTGGTTGACAAGGGCTGGCCAGCCACGCACCGTGCGCGCTCCACACCCCCCGAGGAGCCCATGTCCGACTCCGCCGCCCACGATTTCCACGGTCACGCCCACTTCACCGCTCCGCCTCCGGGTGTCGTCGTCCGCCATGACTGGACGCTCCCCGAGGTGCGCGCCCTCTACGAGCTGCCCCTGCTGGAGCTCGTCCACAAGGCGCAGAGCGTCCACCGCGCCGTCTTCCAGGACAACAAGGTGCAGCTGTGCTCGCTGCTGTCCATCAAGACGGGCGGCTGCCCCGAGGACTGCGGCTATTGCCCCCAGGCCGCGCGCTACCACAAGGACACCGGCCTGCAGGCCGAGAAGCTCATGTCCGTGCCCTCCGTGCTGGACGCCGCCTCCAAGGCCCGCGCCGCCGGTGCCACCCGCTTCTGCATGGGCGCCGCCTGGCGCGAGGTGAAGGACGGGCCCCAGTTCGACAACGTCCTGGAGATGGTCCGCGGCGTGAAGGCGCTCGGCATGGAGGCCTGTGCCACGCTCGGCATGCTCACCGACAGCCAGGCGAAGCGTCTCAAGGAAGCCGGCCTCTCCGCCTACAACCACAACCTCGACACCTCCGAGGACAAGTACGCGGACATCATCTCCACCCGGACCTATGAGGACCGGCTCAACACCCTCGAGCGCGTGCGCCAGGCCGGCATCTCCGTGTGCTCCGGTGGCATCATCGGCCTGGGCGAGTCCGTGGATGACCGCTGCAAGCTCCTGCTCACGCTCTCCAACCAGGAGGTCCACCCCGAGTCCGTTCCCATCAACGCGCTCGTCGCGGTGAAGGGCACGCCGCTCCAGGACCAGAAGCCCGTGCAGACCGTGGAGATGGTCCGCACCATCGCCACCGCCCGCATCCTCATGCCCATGGCCATGGTGCGGCTGTCCGCCGGCCGCATGCAGATGAACGAGGAGGCCCAGCTGCTGTGCATGCTCGCCGGTGCCAACTCGCTCTTCTTCGGCGAGAAGCTCCTCACCACCGGCAACCCCGAGTACACCCAGGACATGGCCCTCCTGGAGAAGGCTGGCATCCGCCCCCTGGAGCCGGATACGTCGCGGTAATGACCCGGGATTCGCGACACCCTCACCCTTTCCCTCTCCCGGAGGGCGAGGGGAGTTTGGGCTCAGTGGGGGCCACGGTGGCCACCGGGTGGGCCCTCGCGGACATGGACTCCCTGTCCTCCCGCGGCCTCAAGCGGTTCCTCGAGCCACTCGACTCTCCCCAGGGCCCCCTCGTCCGCGTGGGCGGGGAGACGCTCGTCAACTTCTCCTCCAACGACTACCTGGGCCTCGCCGCCTCGCCCTCCGTGCGCGCCGCCGCCATCGCCGCCCTGGAGAGCCATGGGGTGGGTTCCGGTGCCAGCCGGCTCGTCGTGGGTGACACCACCGTCCACCAGCGGCTGGAGGCCCGGCTCGCCGCCTTCGAGCGGGCCGAGGCCGCGCTCCTCTTCAACTCGGGCTATGCCGCCAACGTCGGCACCCTGCAGGCCCTCGTGGGCCCCGAGGACGCCGTCTTCTCCGACGCCCTCAACCACGCCTCCCTCATCGACGGCTGCCGCCTCTCGCGCGCCCGCACCGTCGTCTACCCGCATGCCGACGTCGAGGCGCTCGACCGCGCTCTCGCCTCCACTCCCGCACGCCGGCGTCTCGTCGTCACCGACACCGTGTTCTCCATGGACGGGGACCATGCTCCCCTGCGGGAGCTTGTCGGCGTCTGCCGCGCCCATGGGGCCGCGCTCCTCGTGGACGAGGCCCATGCCACCGGCGTGCTGGGCTCCCGTGGCGCCGGACTGTGCGAGGAGCTGGGGCTCTCCGACGCCGTCGACGTGCGCATGGGCACCTTGAGCAAGGCCTTCGGCGTGCTGGGCGCGTACATCTGCGCTTCCCGCCCCGTGGTGGAGCTCGTCCTCAACCGCGCCCGGCCCCTCGTCTTCTCCACCGCCCTGCCCGCCGCCCTGTGCGCCGCCGCCGGGGCCGCCGTGGACATCGTCGAGCACGATGACGCCCTGCGCGCCCGTCTCTGGCGCAACATCCGCCGCTTCTCCCAGGGCCTGCGCTCGCTCGGCTTCGCCGCCGAGCCCCGGAGCGCCATCTTCCCCGTCATCGTGGGCGAGCCCGGTCTCGCCGTCTCCGCGGCCCGCGCCCTGCGCTCCAAGGGGTTGCTGGTGAAGGCCATCCGCCCTCCCACCGTCCCCGAGGGCACCAGCCGCCTGCGCTTCTGTCTCTCCGCCGCCCATACCGAGGGCCATGTGGACCTCGCCCTCGAGGGGCTGCGCTCACTGCGACTCTGAATCTCCAAGTGGGAGGTCATGTGGCAACCCGAGGTTCCCGGCACCCTCACCCCGTCCCTCTCCCGGAGGGAGAGGGGAAATGGCCACGGTTCTTCGTCACGGGGACCGATACTGGAGTCGGCAAGACGCAGGCTTCACGGGCCCTGCTCTCCCTGCTCGCCGATGCCGGGCTCTCCCCCCAGGGCTTCAAGCCCTATGAGAGCGGGTGTGCCTCCCTCTCCGCCCCCTCCGACGCGCTCTCCCTGCGCGAGGCCGCCCGGAGTGCGCTGCCCCTCGACATCGTCTGCCCCCACCGCTTCCGCGCGCCCCTGGCTCCCGGCGTCGCCGCGCGCCGCCTCGGCCGCGAGCCGGATTGGAACACCACCCTCGCCGCCTGGGAGCGCGTGCGCCACGGCTCCGTCGTCGTCGAGGGCGCTGGCGGCCTCTTCGTTCCCCTCGACTCCTCCCACGACGTCATCGACCTCATCTCCACCCTCGGGCTCCCCGTCCTGCTCGTCGCCCGCGCCGGCCTGGGCACGCTCAACCACACCGCCCTGTCCCTCGAGGCCCTCGCCGCGCGCAACATCCCTGTCGCGGCCGTGCTCCTCTCCCGCAGCACTCCCTCGCGTGACCCCTCCGAGCGCGACAATCCCTCCCTCCTCTCCGAGCGCCACCACATCCAGGTCCTCGGTCCAGTTCCCTACCTGGAGGATCCACGCCGTCGCCACGCGGCCTTCCGCAAGGCACTCGCTCCACTCGTGCCCGAACGCGCGCGAGGCCGATAAATCGGCCTCCGCGGCGATCCGAACGCACGCGCGAGTGCAAGTTTTCGTGTTGCACGGCCGTGAAATGGACGCATGTTTCGATCTGCGCGAGAACGCCACGCGAATGGCGGACATCATCGACCTCTCGCTCCTCGCCGATGCCAGGCGCTACCTCTCCAAGTTGCTCGATGCGCGCGGTATCTCCTACTTCCTCCAGAAGGATGGCCAGCGGCTCTTCCACCTCGAGCCCGCCAAGGTAGAGCTCGTGGTCCGCACCGCCATCCGCTCTCGCGCTGACGGGCTGGCCGCGCCCCACCCGAAGGCCGTCGAGCACTGCCGCAAGGAGATCCGCCGGGAGCTCATCCGCCTCGTCGCCTCCGCGATGCTGCAGACGGGGCTGTGAGCGGCTTCTCCGCGCGCACCGGCTTTCCCCGCACCTGGAACCCCCTGGCCCGGGCGCTCGACGAGCGGCGGCGGCGTGGGCTCCCCCTGTTGGATCTCACCGAGACCAACCCCACCCGCGTGGGCCTGCCCGCGCCCGAGCCGGCCCTGCTGGCTTCTCCCGGCGCCCTCGGCTACGCACCCGAGCCCCAGGGGCTCCTCCCGGCCCGCGAGGCCGTGGCCGCGCACCTGGCCTCGCGCGGCGCCCCCGTCTCGCCCGGGCA
The sequence above is drawn from the Archangium gephyra genome and encodes:
- the radA gene encoding DNA repair protein RadA is translated as MAKAKTHYTCQACGYQSAKWLGKCPDCGAWSSLVEETEAKVDEKRPAWGASGGASKPVRLREVSGEQEERRKTGIAEFDRVLGGGVVDGSLVLLGGDPGIGKSTLLLAALDKLGRGGPVLYVSGEESLRQTKMRAERLRVEGEAIHLFAETDADRVLTVAEGLKPRALVVDSIQTMYLPELGSAPGSISQVREVAGRFMAFAKRSGVPTFLVGHVTKEGSIAGPRVLEHMVDTVLYFEGERGHPFRILRAHKNRFGSTNEIGVFEMKGAGLVEVPDPSALFLAERPAGKAGSVVTCTLNGTRPLLVEVQALVAPTGYGTARRTAIGVDGNRVALLAAVLEKKEDIPLVGCDLFVNVAGGMQLSEPACDLAVCAALVSSLQNRPLEAHTLVLGEVGLAGEVRAVGQVEPRLAEAAKMGFQRAIIPKGSARRLEDTKLEVVGVETLSEALGAMFD
- a CDS encoding GlsB/YeaQ/YmgE family stress response membrane protein, which codes for MGILWLLVVGLVAGLIARALVPGRQSMGLVMTMVLGVVGSFVGGFIGSLFTHRAVTDLHATGLIMSVLGSIVVLLLVGMAGRGRRIHA
- the bioB gene encoding biotin synthase BioB, which codes for MSDSAAHDFHGHAHFTAPPPGVVVRHDWTLPEVRALYELPLLELVHKAQSVHRAVFQDNKVQLCSLLSIKTGGCPEDCGYCPQAARYHKDTGLQAEKLMSVPSVLDAASKARAAGATRFCMGAAWREVKDGPQFDNVLEMVRGVKALGMEACATLGMLTDSQAKRLKEAGLSAYNHNLDTSEDKYADIISTRTYEDRLNTLERVRQAGISVCSGGIIGLGESVDDRCKLLLTLSNQEVHPESVPINALVAVKGTPLQDQKPVQTVEMVRTIATARILMPMAMVRLSAGRMQMNEEAQLLCMLAGANSLFFGEKLLTTGNPEYTQDMALLEKAGIRPLEPDTSR
- the bioF gene encoding 8-amino-7-oxononanoate synthase; translated protein: MDSLSSRGLKRFLEPLDSPQGPLVRVGGETLVNFSSNDYLGLAASPSVRAAAIAALESHGVGSGASRLVVGDTTVHQRLEARLAAFERAEAALLFNSGYAANVGTLQALVGPEDAVFSDALNHASLIDGCRLSRARTVVYPHADVEALDRALASTPARRRLVVTDTVFSMDGDHAPLRELVGVCRAHGAALLVDEAHATGVLGSRGAGLCEELGLSDAVDVRMGTLSKAFGVLGAYICASRPVVELVLNRARPLVFSTALPAALCAAAGAAVDIVEHDDALRARLWRNIRRFSQGLRSLGFAAEPRSAIFPVIVGEPGLAVSAARALRSKGLLVKAIRPPTVPEGTSRLRFCLSAAHTEGHVDLALEGLRSLRL
- the bioD gene encoding dethiobiotin synthase, with product MATRGSRHPHPVPLPEGEGKWPRFFVTGTDTGVGKTQASRALLSLLADAGLSPQGFKPYESGCASLSAPSDALSLREAARSALPLDIVCPHRFRAPLAPGVAARRLGREPDWNTTLAAWERVRHGSVVVEGAGGLFVPLDSSHDVIDLISTLGLPVLLVARAGLGTLNHTALSLEALAARNIPVAAVLLSRSTPSRDPSERDNPSLLSERHHIQVLGPVPYLEDPRRRHAAFRKALAPLVPERARGR